In Flavobacterium luteolum, the DNA window AAAAAAACAATGAGTTCAGTATTAAAAACAAACGCTTTAGAGAGTGAAGCGATATACATTTTCAGAGAAGTAATTTCACAGTTTGACAAACCGGTTTTACTTTTCTCAGGAGGAAAAGATTCTATTACATTAGTGCGTTTGGCGCAAAAAGCATTTTTCCCTGCTAAGATTCCGTTTCCTCTTTTGCACGTTGATACGGGACACAATTTCCCTGAGACGATTGCTTTCAGAGATAAATTGGTAGAAGAATTAGGTTTAGAGCTAATCGTACGTAATGTTCAGGATGCTATTGATGAAGGAAAAGTGGTGGAAGAAACTGGGAAATATTCTAGTAGAAACAGCTTGCAGACTACAACACTTTTAGATGCAATTGAAGAATTTAAGTTTGATGCTTGTATTGGTGGTGCACGTCGTGATGAAGAAAAAGCAAGAGCTAAAGAACGTATTTTCTCTGTTCGTGATGATTTCGGACAATGGGATGAAAAAAATCAGAGACCTGAATTGTTTGATATCTTGAATGGAAAAATAGAAAACGGACAAAACGTTCGTGTTTTCCCAATTTCAAACTGGACAGAATTAGATGTTTGGAGCTATATCGAGAAAGAAAAAATCGAGATTCCGTCAATCTATTTCTCACATAAAAGAAAAGTTTTTTTGAGAGACGGTTTAATCTGGTCGCATTCTCCTTTTGTGTACCAAGAAGAAGACGAACAAATCGAAGAACGAATTGTTCGCTTCAGAACCGTTGGAGATATGAGTTGTACAGCAGCTGTTGAATCTTATGCAGCAACAATCGAAGAAGTTGTAGGCGAAATCAGATCATCAACTATTTCTGAAAGAGGAGCCAGAATCGATGACAAACGTTCTGAAGCTGCAATGGAGAAAAGAAAACAACAAGGTTATTTTTAATTGATAATTAATAATTAACAATTGATAATTAAAAAGTAGAATCAAAAAAACAAAAACATACAGATTTATAAGTTTCGAAAGAACGTGAAACCTGAAACTTTAAACCTGAAACAATATATAAGATGGACGTTTTAAAAATAGCAACAGCAGGAAGTGTAGATGACGGAAAAAGTACTTTGATCGGGAGATTGTTGTACGATACAAAATCATTGACGACTGACAAAATAGAAGCAATCGAAAAAAGCAGTAAACAAAAAGGATACGATTACCTTGATTTTTCTTTGGCAACTGATGGTTTAGTGGCAGAAAGAGAACAAGGAATCACGATTGATGTTGCACACATTTATTTTTCGACTGCAAAGAAAAGTTACATTATTGCCGATACTCCTGGTCACGTAGAATATACAAGAAACATGGTTACAGGAGCTTCGACTTCTCAGGTTTCTATCATTTTGATTGATGCCAGAAAAGGAGTTATCGAGCAGACTTACCGTCACTTTTTCATCAATAATTTATTGAGAGTAAAAGAAGTAATCGTTGCCATCAACAAAATGGACTTAGTAGATTACTCAGAAGAAGTTTTCAATAAAATCAAAGCCGATTTTGAAGCTTTGAATGCAAAAAGTACTTTCAAAGAACAAAACGTAAGCTACATTCCGTTAAGCGCAATCAACGGCGGAAACGTTGTTGACAAATCAGAAAACATGCCTTGGTACGATGGACAAACGGTTTTGGAACATTTAGAAGGATTACATGCTTCTGATGTTTACGAAGCAGGAAAAGCACGTTTCCCAGTTCAGACAGTTATTCGTCCGAAAACAGAAGAATACCACGATTTTAGAGGTTATGCTGGAAAATTATACGGAAACTCAATTAAAGTTGGAGATGCTGTAACAGTTCTTCCTTCTTTAACAGAATCAAAAGTATCAAAAATTCATTTTTTCGATAAAACATTTGACGAAGCTACAGCTGGTTCTTCAATTACAATCGAATTAGAAAATGATATCAATGTAACAAGAGGCGATATGATTGTAAAATCAGATGAGCTTCCA includes these proteins:
- the cysD gene encoding sulfate adenylyltransferase subunit CysD, which translates into the protein MSSVLKTNALESEAIYIFREVISQFDKPVLLFSGGKDSITLVRLAQKAFFPAKIPFPLLHVDTGHNFPETIAFRDKLVEELGLELIVRNVQDAIDEGKVVEETGKYSSRNSLQTTTLLDAIEEFKFDACIGGARRDEEKARAKERIFSVRDDFGQWDEKNQRPELFDILNGKIENGQNVRVFPISNWTELDVWSYIEKEKIEIPSIYFSHKRKVFLRDGLIWSHSPFVYQEEDEQIEERIVRFRTVGDMSCTAAVESYAATIEEVVGEIRSSTISERGARIDDKRSEAAMEKRKQQGYF
- a CDS encoding sulfate adenylyltransferase subunit 1 yields the protein MDVLKIATAGSVDDGKSTLIGRLLYDTKSLTTDKIEAIEKSSKQKGYDYLDFSLATDGLVAEREQGITIDVAHIYFSTAKKSYIIADTPGHVEYTRNMVTGASTSQVSIILIDARKGVIEQTYRHFFINNLLRVKEVIVAINKMDLVDYSEEVFNKIKADFEALNAKSTFKEQNVSYIPLSAINGGNVVDKSENMPWYDGQTVLEHLEGLHASDVYEAGKARFPVQTVIRPKTEEYHDFRGYAGKLYGNSIKVGDAVTVLPSLTESKVSKIHFFDKTFDEATAGSSITIELENDINVTRGDMIVKSDELPKIEKDITTTVCWMDSKKLVPGTKYLVQHNTNRVLAKVESIKNTIATDYSGTTEASQLAINEIGEVTIKLSKPLYFDSYNENKSNGAFILIDTATNTTAGVGFIR